In Peromyscus leucopus breed LL Stock chromosome 16_21, UCI_PerLeu_2.1, whole genome shotgun sequence, a single genomic region encodes these proteins:
- the LOC114690559 gene encoding LOW QUALITY PROTEIN: ras-related GTP-binding protein C-like (The sequence of the model RefSeq protein was modified relative to this genomic sequence to represent the inferred CDS: inserted 1 base in 1 codon) produces MSLQYGAEETPLVGSYGAADLFPKDFGYGVEEKEEEAAVVGGGGTGAGGGCGPGSADSSKPRILLMGQQHSCESSIQXVFPKMSPNETLFLEGTNKIYKDDISNSSFVNFQIWDFPRQMDFFDPTFDYEMIFRGTGALIYVIDAQDDYMEALTRLHITAYKVNPDMNFEVFIHKVDGLSDNHKIETQRDIHQRAKDDLADAGLEKLHLSFYLTSIYDHSIFEAFSKVVQKLIPQLPTLENLLNIFMSQNLHCNRIYLLLSTPWNLLKN; encoded by the exons ATGTCCCTGCAGTATGGGGCAGAGGAGACTCCCCTAGTTGGCAGTTACGGAGCAGCCGACTTGTTCCCCAAGGACTTCGGCTACGgtgtggaggagaaggaagaagaggcagcagTGGTCGGCGGTGGTGGCACGGGGGCCGGCGGTGGCTGCGGCCCGGGCAGCGCTGACAGCTCCAAACCAAGGATCCTACTCATGGGACAGCAGCACAGCTGCGAGTCCTCCATCC TAGTGTTTCCTAAGATGTCACCCAATGAGACTCTCTTTTTGGAAGGTACAAACAAGATTTATAAAGATGATATTTCCAATAGCTCCTTTGTCAACTTCCAGATTTGGGATTTTCCTAGACAGATGGACTTCTTTGACCCAACCTTTGACTACGAAATGATCTTCAGGGGGACAGGAGCATTGATATATGTCATTGATGCACAGGATGACTACATGGAGGCTTTAACACGACTTCACATTACTGCCTACAAAGTTAACCCAGACATGAATTTTGAGGTTTTTATTCACAAAGTTGATGGTCTGTCTGATaatcataaaatagaaacacagagggaCATTCATCAAAGGGCCAAAGATGACCTTGCAGATGCTGGGCTAGAAAAGCTCCATCTTAGCTTCTATCTGACCAGCATCTATGACCACTCAATATTTGAAGCCTTCAGTAAGGTGGTCCAGAAACTCATTCCACAACTGCCAACTTTGGAAAACTTACTAAATATCTTTATGTCACAAAATCTACATTGCAacagaatatatcttcttcttagcaccccatggaaccttctcaaaaattga